One genomic window of Halovivax cerinus includes the following:
- a CDS encoding HAD family hydrolase, protein MSEPYEYWLLDLDGTLVDVEWDYVRDVFDTVGDRLDRPFTDAEAETLWHGLTGSRNRQLDAWNVDPERFWTTFHDVEDPQTRAESTYLYDDAAFVAGLDEPVGLVTHCQSFLTEPILDHLDIRDWFDAVCCCTDETGWKPDPEPVEGVITDLDVETTEGTGVLAGDGACDVGAAWNAGLDAIHVDRHGPHQRGHCVRGDYRVDSFDELDLP, encoded by the coding sequence ATGAGCGAGCCATACGAGTACTGGCTACTCGATCTCGACGGGACGCTCGTCGACGTGGAGTGGGACTACGTCCGCGACGTCTTCGACACGGTCGGGGACCGACTGGACCGCCCCTTTACGGACGCGGAGGCCGAGACGCTCTGGCACGGCCTGACTGGCTCGCGAAATCGCCAGCTCGACGCGTGGAACGTCGACCCGGAACGGTTCTGGACGACGTTTCACGACGTGGAAGACCCACAGACCAGAGCCGAGTCGACCTACCTCTACGACGACGCGGCGTTCGTCGCCGGCCTCGACGAGCCCGTCGGTCTCGTCACACACTGCCAGTCGTTCCTGACCGAGCCCATCCTCGACCACCTCGACATTCGTGACTGGTTCGACGCAGTCTGCTGCTGTACCGACGAGACGGGGTGGAAACCCGATCCGGAGCCGGTCGAAGGGGTGATAACCGACCTCGACGTCGAGACGACCGAAGGCACCGGCGTACTCGCGGGCGACGGCGCGTGCGACGTCGGTGCGGCGTGGAACGCCGGACTGGACGCCATCCACGTCGACCGACACGGTCCCCACCAGCGCGGGCACTGCGTCCGTGGCGACTATCGCGTGGACTCGTTCGACGAACTCGATCTCCCGTAA
- a CDS encoding 4a-hydroxytetrahydrobiopterin dehydratase, whose amino-acid sequence MADRLSDDEIAEQLPGSWEREGDEIVRVYEFTDYLHGVNFAQMVGEIAEAQYHHPEMVIRFKEVEIRLTTHDEGGITDADIEMAEFIESEKTATADSLDDVDL is encoded by the coding sequence ATGGCCGACCGACTCTCCGACGACGAAATCGCAGAACAGTTGCCGGGTAGCTGGGAACGAGAGGGTGACGAGATCGTCCGCGTCTACGAGTTTACCGACTACCTCCACGGCGTCAACTTCGCGCAAATGGTCGGCGAGATCGCCGAGGCGCAGTACCACCATCCCGAGATGGTCATCCGGTTCAAGGAGGTCGAGATTCGACTGACCACCCACGACGAAGGCGGCATCACGGATGCCGACATCGAGATGGCGGAGTTCATCGAATCCGAGAAGACGGCGACGGCAGACTCCCTGGACGACGTCGACCTCTAA
- a CDS encoding ArsR/SmtB family transcription factor, with the protein MARLFPLRSDAPTTDGTPRVVDLDDEDADDVFSALSSTTARRIYATLDADPGTPSDVAEAIDSSIQNVRYHLDKLEDAGLVEVVDTWYSSRGNEMSVYATANGPLIVTSDESRAAQLKRAVSRYVGGIGVLAAASFALQAAALRFGGEESGADGVGEYSAGDGGAGGSDAEIGDDMTIASNEGSLDAGDGSDQVVADGGGASESDGLLDTGVDFFVSTIEAFAALDSPGLLFFLGGVVVLTALVAVWYVETYNGSRPAR; encoded by the coding sequence ATGGCCCGGCTGTTCCCGCTGCGTTCCGACGCACCGACGACCGACGGTACACCCCGGGTCGTCGATCTGGACGACGAAGACGCCGACGACGTCTTCAGCGCGCTCTCGTCGACGACCGCACGACGGATCTACGCTACCCTCGACGCCGACCCCGGAACGCCGAGCGACGTCGCCGAAGCGATCGACTCGTCCATCCAGAACGTCCGATATCACCTGGACAAACTCGAAGACGCCGGCCTGGTCGAGGTGGTCGACACCTGGTACTCCTCGCGCGGCAACGAGATGAGCGTCTACGCGACGGCGAACGGACCGCTCATCGTCACGAGCGACGAGTCACGGGCCGCCCAGTTGAAACGGGCCGTATCGCGGTACGTCGGCGGCATCGGCGTCCTCGCGGCGGCGAGTTTCGCCCTCCAGGCGGCCGCCCTGCGGTTCGGTGGCGAGGAGTCCGGAGCCGACGGAGTGGGCGAGTACTCCGCAGGTGACGGTGGCGCCGGTGGCTCGGACGCGGAGATCGGAGACGACATGACCATCGCGTCGAACGAGGGGAGCCTCGACGCCGGCGACGGAAGCGATCAGGTGGTGGCTGACGGCGGCGGAGCGAGCGAGTCCGACGGCCTCCTGGATACGGGCGTCGACTTCTTCGTCTCGACCATAGAGGCCTTCGCGGCGCTCGATTCGCCCGGACTACTGTTCTTCCTCGGCGGCGTCGTGGTGCTCACGGCGCTGGTCGCCGTCTGGTACGTTGAGACGTACAACGGGTCCCGACCCGCTCGATAG
- the hemA gene encoding glutamyl-tRNA reductase, with protein MTLQGGITSARVTHATAAVDELALATPESQSDAVAQLRAAPGCREAFVLSTCNRVEAYVVTGDARAGWEALAAFFDDAPDDVVETANHEDSLSHLLRVASGLESVVIGEDQILGQVKTAYQDARTAGGIGDLLDPAVTKAIHVGERARTETTINEGIVSLGSAAVTLAAERIDLDDADALVVGAGEMGRLAARALESTDVGRISIANRTIERAESVRETIEKPGDSVALSALTADAIEADVIVTATASTEPILAADDLGNGEQVIVDLGQPRDVDPAAGETPNTTVYDLDDLESVTNRTRKQRRSAANEVASLVDRELENLRTQLKRQRADQAIAAMYESAARIKEREVKTALSRLDDRDEVTEDQREIVESMADALVNQLLAAPTKSLRDAAVADDWETIDTALRLFDPADTETDAPARDGTAASYGTVEDD; from the coding sequence GTGACGTTGCAAGGCGGTATCACGAGTGCGCGGGTCACCCACGCCACGGCCGCCGTCGACGAACTGGCGCTCGCGACCCCGGAGAGCCAGTCCGATGCAGTCGCCCAGTTGCGCGCCGCGCCGGGGTGTCGTGAGGCGTTCGTCCTGTCGACGTGCAATCGCGTCGAAGCGTACGTCGTCACGGGAGATGCCCGGGCCGGCTGGGAGGCGCTCGCGGCGTTCTTCGACGACGCGCCCGACGACGTCGTCGAGACGGCGAACCACGAGGACAGCCTCTCGCACCTGCTCCGGGTGGCCAGCGGGCTCGAATCGGTCGTCATCGGCGAGGACCAGATCCTCGGACAGGTCAAGACGGCCTACCAGGACGCTCGAACCGCCGGTGGCATCGGAGACTTGCTCGACCCGGCCGTGACCAAGGCGATACACGTCGGCGAACGCGCGAGAACCGAGACGACGATCAACGAGGGGATCGTCTCGCTCGGCTCGGCGGCCGTCACGCTCGCCGCAGAGAGGATCGACCTAGACGACGCGGACGCGCTCGTCGTCGGCGCGGGCGAGATGGGACGGCTCGCGGCGAGAGCCCTCGAATCGACCGACGTCGGGCGCATTTCGATCGCCAACCGGACGATCGAGCGGGCCGAGTCCGTCCGCGAGACGATCGAGAAACCGGGCGATTCCGTTGCCCTGTCGGCCCTGACCGCGGACGCGATAGAGGCGGACGTGATCGTGACGGCCACCGCCAGCACCGAACCGATCCTCGCCGCGGACGATCTCGGCAACGGCGAACAGGTTATCGTCGATCTGGGGCAGCCTCGCGACGTCGACCCGGCCGCGGGTGAGACACCGAACACGACCGTATACGACCTCGACGACCTCGAATCCGTTACGAACCGAACCCGGAAACAGCGCCGGTCAGCCGCGAACGAGGTCGCGTCGCTGGTCGACCGGGAGCTCGAAAACCTCCGGACGCAACTGAAACGCCAGCGGGCCGACCAGGCCATCGCCGCCATGTACGAGAGTGCCGCCCGAATCAAAGAACGCGAGGTGAAGACGGCGCTGAGCCGCCTCGACGACCGCGACGAGGTCACCGAAGACCAGCGAGAGATCGTCGAGTCGATGGCAGACGCGCTCGTCAATCAACTGCTCGCCGCACCCACGAAGAGCCTGCGCGACGCCGCGGTCGCGGACGACTGGGAGACGATCGACACGGCACTCAGGCTGTTCGATCCCGCCGACACCGAGACCGACGCGCCCGCCCGTGACGGGACGGCGGCCTCGTACGGAACCGTCGAAGACGACTGA
- a CDS encoding DUF92 domain-containing protein translates to MTSTVRRAGVLAALCTLSLSVPVAGIRVAVAIAAAVAVVGFVVRGGWLFDVLALAPDRDDGRLNSLLLFVLAVLILGALVGGTSLTWSLVIGVVLLLGYGEFAAALVGRYTTDRAIAAAAFCAVGGLAASVGQLVTRALLDGSITGFVPIAIFLSASGALAAAILRDRLPRYDDPIVVVLTGGLLWLLWRLDPSIASAQLVLALVVMIALGYASYALETASVAGMLAGVLLGLLTIVLGGWSWFVVLISFFVIGGLSTKYRYEDKRVRGVAEGNDGARGSANVFSNSAIALVAVLGYAAGDASLLATDPLYFQYAFAGAVATALGDTLSSEIGGVYPSPRLITTLEPVPPGTDGAVTWQGLLAGLVGITIVATSTYALFSTVTVVGAGIVVLAGLAGILVDSALGATLEGSTLDNGGVNFCATLAGALVAAIVLAPAGVVP, encoded by the coding sequence GTGACATCGACCGTCCGACGGGCGGGCGTCCTGGCTGCGCTCTGTACCCTTTCGCTCTCGGTTCCGGTAGCTGGGATCCGCGTCGCCGTGGCGATCGCAGCGGCGGTGGCGGTCGTCGGATTCGTCGTCCGCGGTGGGTGGCTGTTCGACGTCCTCGCTTTGGCCCCCGATCGGGACGACGGTCGACTCAACTCGCTCCTGCTCTTCGTACTCGCCGTCCTGATTCTCGGCGCGCTGGTCGGTGGGACGTCGCTCACGTGGTCACTCGTGATCGGTGTCGTACTCCTCCTCGGATACGGGGAGTTCGCCGCCGCACTGGTCGGTCGCTACACGACCGACCGAGCGATTGCGGCGGCTGCCTTCTGCGCCGTCGGTGGCCTCGCAGCGAGCGTCGGGCAGTTGGTCACGCGAGCGTTGCTCGACGGATCGATCACCGGGTTCGTACCGATAGCGATCTTTCTGTCGGCCAGCGGCGCCCTCGCGGCGGCGATCCTTCGCGACAGGCTCCCGCGATACGACGATCCGATCGTCGTCGTCCTGACTGGCGGGTTGTTGTGGCTCCTCTGGCGGCTCGATCCGTCGATCGCGTCGGCCCAACTCGTCCTGGCGCTCGTCGTGATGATCGCACTCGGATACGCCTCCTACGCACTCGAAACCGCGTCCGTCGCTGGGATGCTCGCGGGTGTTCTCCTCGGCCTGTTGACCATCGTCCTCGGTGGCTGGAGCTGGTTCGTCGTCCTCATCTCGTTCTTCGTCATCGGTGGTCTCTCGACGAAGTATCGGTACGAAGACAAACGCGTCCGCGGCGTGGCCGAAGGGAACGACGGTGCTCGCGGCAGTGCGAACGTATTCAGTAACTCGGCTATCGCACTCGTCGCCGTCCTCGGCTACGCGGCAGGCGACGCGTCACTCCTCGCTACCGACCCGCTCTACTTCCAGTACGCCTTCGCCGGCGCTGTCGCGACGGCTCTCGGCGACACGCTGTCGTCCGAAATCGGTGGCGTGTACCCCTCGCCGCGCCTGATTACCACGCTCGAGCCGGTCCCACCGGGAACGGACGGCGCGGTCACCTGGCAGGGACTGCTCGCCGGCCTGGTCGGAATTACGATCGTCGCCACGAGTACGTATGCGCTCTTCTCGACCGTGACGGTGGTGGGTGCTGGTATCGTCGTTCTGGCCGGCTTGGCTGGCATCCTCGTCGACAGTGCCCTCGGTGCGACCCTCGAGGGATCGACGCTCGACAACGGGGGCGTCAACTTCTGTGCGACGCTCGCCGGCGCGCTCGTCGCCGCCATCGTACTCGCTCCCGCCGGCGTCGTTCCATGA
- a CDS encoding DUF6293 family protein → MQTHVVPVGFDYDRLIAPLVRDQRVVDRAILLEGAVGSEANVEYSRNLARKLETDFENLLGAETDRFVLEDVYDYDGAFEQAYDLITAELDAGNEVWVNVAAMPRTVSFAFANAAHSLIVEREDQRDRIHAYYTAPEKYLETELAEELRAQRALLETLREEGASSATALDQNRITERLESARDLLTEFDERGTTIGAKEIDGSHVVELPVATFTNVKPFEELILFKLGEDGEFESVSELAGALARELNEEYTDSFRSKVIYTVDRLGPGGKGLIEREKRGNSHRTRLSPIGELWVRTHADRDLES, encoded by the coding sequence ATGCAAACGCACGTCGTCCCGGTCGGCTTCGACTACGATCGGTTGATCGCCCCGCTGGTCCGCGATCAACGAGTCGTCGATCGCGCGATCCTCCTCGAAGGCGCCGTCGGAAGCGAGGCGAACGTCGAGTACTCACGGAACCTCGCTCGCAAACTCGAGACGGACTTCGAGAACCTCCTCGGGGCCGAGACGGACCGATTCGTGCTGGAAGACGTCTACGACTACGACGGGGCGTTCGAGCAGGCGTACGATCTCATCACGGCCGAACTCGACGCCGGCAACGAGGTCTGGGTGAACGTCGCGGCCATGCCCCGAACGGTGAGCTTCGCGTTCGCGAACGCTGCCCACTCGCTCATCGTCGAACGGGAGGACCAGCGCGACCGGATCCACGCGTACTACACCGCGCCCGAGAAGTACCTGGAGACGGAGCTTGCGGAGGAGTTGCGCGCCCAGCGCGCGTTGCTCGAGACCCTGCGCGAGGAGGGTGCCTCGAGCGCGACCGCACTCGACCAGAATCGGATCACCGAGCGGTTAGAGAGCGCTCGCGACCTCCTCACGGAGTTCGACGAGCGCGGCACCACGATCGGTGCGAAGGAGATCGACGGCAGTCACGTCGTCGAACTGCCTGTCGCCACCTTCACGAACGTCAAACCCTTCGAGGAACTCATCCTCTTCAAACTTGGCGAGGACGGCGAGTTCGAGTCCGTCTCCGAACTCGCCGGCGCGCTCGCCCGAGAGCTGAACGAGGAGTACACCGACAGTTTCCGATCGAAAGTCATCTACACCGTCGATCGCCTCGGTCCCGGCGGAAAAGGTCTCATCGAACGGGAGAAACGGGGTAACTCCCACCGAACGCGGCTCTCGCCGATCGGCGAACTCTGGGTCAGAACCCACGCCGATCGGGACTTGGAGTCGTGA
- a CDS encoding undecaprenyl diphosphate synthase family protein: protein MGLYEWYLKTRLGRHECDGPDHVALIITERDLLEQGAYDTLATFVEWALDSAERVTVYVSVLDEDAIPTLRRELRHLDTPVDVAVRGPDDRQPADAPVQIGIGLGGKHEFTSAVKTLATAVDDGELAADEIDDDRVEDHLVFPSEPDLVIKTGAERLSDFMIWQSVYSELYFTDVNWRDFRKRDFLRALLEFCNRSRRFGR from the coding sequence GTGGGCCTCTACGAGTGGTACCTGAAAACGCGCCTCGGGCGACACGAGTGTGACGGGCCGGACCACGTCGCGCTCATCATCACCGAACGCGACCTGCTGGAACAGGGTGCCTACGACACGCTCGCGACGTTCGTCGAGTGGGCGCTCGACTCGGCGGAACGCGTCACCGTCTACGTGAGCGTCCTCGACGAGGACGCGATCCCGACGCTCCGTCGGGAACTGCGGCACCTTGACACGCCAGTCGACGTGGCCGTTCGGGGGCCAGACGACCGACAGCCGGCGGACGCGCCAGTCCAGATCGGTATCGGACTCGGCGGAAAGCACGAGTTCACGAGCGCCGTGAAGACGCTCGCGACTGCTGTCGACGACGGCGAGCTCGCCGCAGACGAGATCGACGACGACCGCGTCGAAGATCACCTCGTCTTCCCCAGCGAACCAGACCTCGTCATCAAGACGGGTGCCGAACGCCTCTCCGACTTCATGATCTGGCAGTCGGTCTACTCCGAGCTGTACTTCACCGACGTCAACTGGCGCGACTTCCGTAAACGAGACTTCCTCAGAGCGCTCCTCGAGTTCTGCAACCGATCCCGCCGGTTCGGGCGGTGA
- a CDS encoding helix-turn-helix domain-containing protein — protein sequence MSTLAEFRIPADDLVLADSFDRHGDLVVQLESSISRTVPSLWIAGAESSVVTETLATDSSVADANLLIETPDRLLYDVEPSQGTRRRFDRLLEADATVLDATGRSGWWQLEMRFPDRNALADTHDRLDEAGAAIEIVRVSQLGGNPTAHPRLTPEQREALVAAFEHGYFEIPRRTSMEELAAELGISHQALSERLRRAYETLVDAELQPAGEHAP from the coding sequence ATGTCGACGCTCGCAGAGTTTCGGATCCCGGCCGACGACCTGGTACTCGCGGACTCGTTCGATCGCCACGGCGACCTCGTGGTACAGCTGGAGTCGTCTATCTCTCGAACCGTCCCGTCACTGTGGATCGCCGGGGCGGAGTCGTCGGTCGTCACCGAGACGCTCGCGACCGACTCGTCGGTCGCCGACGCGAACCTCCTGATCGAGACGCCAGACAGGCTGCTGTACGACGTCGAACCGTCGCAGGGGACGCGACGGCGGTTCGATAGGCTCTTAGAGGCAGACGCGACGGTTCTCGACGCGACCGGACGCTCGGGCTGGTGGCAACTCGAGATGCGTTTTCCCGACCGGAACGCGCTCGCGGACACGCACGACCGGCTCGACGAGGCGGGCGCGGCCATCGAGATCGTCCGCGTCTCCCAGCTCGGCGGCAATCCGACGGCGCACCCCCGGCTGACGCCCGAGCAACGCGAGGCCCTCGTGGCCGCGTTCGAGCACGGCTACTTCGAAATTCCGAGGCGCACGTCGATGGAAGAGCTAGCTGCGGAGCTTGGAATCTCTCACCAGGCGCTCTCCGAGCGACTTCGCCGCGCGTACGAGACGCTGGTCGACGCCGAACTGCAACCCGCAGGCGAACACGCGCCCTGA
- the dnaG gene encoding DNA primase DnaG, which produces MDDTEKYLIHAFVTADGVVERSDVVGAIFGQTEGLLGDELDLPELRRTGKLGRIDVSVASHGGESRGEITIATSLDKVETATLAAALETIDRVGPCHATFSIDEIEDVRAAKRRAVVDRATELLRSGFDDSVMSSAEILSAVREHVRVADITEYEELPAGPNVVDSDAIIVVEGRSDVLTLLRYGIKNAIGVEGTNVPEDVASLTRNRTVTAFLDADRGGELILEELRQVGDVDYVARPPTGSSVEDLDHHEVFTALKEKEPIGPGRSGTHAADDKPVADTGVADSAADEYPARPASSTDGGTATIDRDASSDGPRSDAVPRDTEGAAGEDAPSPSPATRDASASSDGVSADDGSTGTVDASATETTDRRDSRSATGGQSADVNGAASIDDPAGADGPSLDASGASSTADGAAADTPSSTLYDHVDEVIDGTIGTARFLDEDRSILDDHPANEAKSRLEATERVPSAIVLDDILSQDLLDVAASRGVSTIVARTLGQFVKRPVSVRVHDAESVARDPPGDEREA; this is translated from the coding sequence ATGGATGACACCGAGAAGTACCTGATCCACGCGTTCGTGACCGCAGACGGGGTCGTCGAGCGGAGCGACGTCGTCGGCGCGATCTTCGGCCAGACGGAAGGGCTCCTGGGAGACGAACTCGACCTCCCCGAACTGCGACGGACGGGAAAGCTCGGTCGCATCGACGTCTCCGTCGCGAGTCACGGCGGCGAATCGCGCGGCGAGATCACGATCGCGACGAGTCTCGACAAGGTAGAGACCGCGACGCTGGCGGCGGCACTCGAAACGATCGATCGCGTCGGCCCCTGTCACGCGACGTTCTCGATCGACGAGATCGAGGACGTCCGGGCGGCGAAACGTCGGGCCGTCGTCGACCGGGCGACGGAGCTACTCCGGTCAGGGTTCGACGATAGCGTCATGTCCTCCGCCGAGATCCTCTCGGCCGTACGAGAGCACGTTCGCGTCGCCGACATCACCGAGTACGAGGAACTCCCGGCTGGTCCCAACGTGGTCGACAGCGACGCCATAATCGTCGTCGAGGGCCGATCGGACGTCCTCACCCTCCTTCGGTACGGGATCAAGAACGCGATCGGCGTCGAAGGAACGAACGTCCCAGAGGACGTCGCCTCGCTCACCCGGAATCGAACGGTCACTGCGTTTCTCGACGCGGATCGCGGCGGCGAGTTGATCCTCGAAGAACTCCGGCAGGTCGGCGACGTCGATTACGTCGCCCGACCGCCGACGGGGTCGTCAGTCGAGGACCTCGACCACCACGAGGTGTTCACCGCTCTGAAGGAGAAAGAGCCGATCGGACCTGGCCGTTCCGGGACGCACGCAGCCGACGACAAACCGGTGGCCGACACTGGAGTCGCCGATTCCGCCGCCGACGAGTACCCGGCGCGACCCGCCTCTAGCACGGATGGTGGCACAGCGACTATCGACCGGGACGCGTCATCCGACGGTCCCCGTTCGGACGCGGTCCCTCGTGATACCGAGGGTGCCGCGGGCGAAGACGCCCCATCGCCGAGCCCAGCCACGAGAGACGCGTCCGCTTCGTCCGACGGAGTATCGGCTGACGACGGATCGACCGGGACTGTCGACGCCTCTGCCACCGAAACGACCGATCGGCGTGACTCCCGTTCGGCGACCGGTGGGCAATCGGCGGACGTGAACGGAGCCGCGTCGATCGACGATCCGGCCGGTGCAGACGGGCCGTCACTCGATGCGAGCGGAGCGTCGTCCACCGCGGACGGAGCGGCAGCAGACACCCCGTCGTCGACGCTCTACGACCACGTCGACGAGGTGATCGACGGGACCATCGGGACGGCCCGGTTCCTCGACGAGGACCGGTCGATCCTGGACGATCACCCCGCGAACGAGGCGAAATCGAGACTGGAGGCTACCGAGCGTGTTCCGTCCGCGATCGTGCTGGACGACATCCTCAGTCAGGACCTGCTCGATGTCGCCGCGTCCCGCGGCGTGTCGACGATCGTCGCGAGGACGCTCGGCCAGTTCGTCAAACGGCCCGTCTCGGTCCGGGTCCACGACGCCGAGTCCGTCGCCCGGGACCCACCCGGAGACGAACGCGAAGCGTAG
- the uppS gene encoding polyprenyl diphosphate synthase, protein MRGWFRRRFGASYERLLSREVADADRAPEHVAVIQDGNRRYARRQGESPTTGHREGAKTTERVLEWCQDVGVRELTLYTFSTENFDRPPEQRESLFDLICEKLYEFADADRVHDEEVCIRAIGDVARLPERVQEAVSYAESRTDGYDAFVLNIALAYGGRNELLAAARSVAREVERSELRPDDIDVSTIDSRLYGRPVRDVDLIIRTGGDERTSNFLPWHANGNEAAVYFCTPYWPAFSRTDFLRAVRTYEHRERSWRRTRARRALALLRAMGETELADARAVLGRFRDSLPSTEREAIDDLEVDSQETSLD, encoded by the coding sequence ATGCGCGGCTGGTTCCGTCGACGATTCGGTGCGAGTTACGAGCGACTGCTCAGCAGGGAAGTCGCGGACGCAGACCGTGCGCCCGAGCACGTCGCCGTCATCCAGGACGGGAACCGACGCTACGCACGACGGCAGGGCGAATCGCCGACGACCGGTCACAGGGAGGGAGCGAAGACCACCGAACGTGTCCTCGAGTGGTGCCAGGACGTGGGTGTCCGGGAACTCACCCTCTATACGTTCTCGACGGAGAACTTCGACAGACCGCCCGAGCAGCGCGAATCGCTGTTCGACCTCATCTGCGAGAAGCTCTACGAGTTCGCCGACGCCGATCGCGTTCACGACGAGGAGGTCTGCATCCGAGCGATCGGGGACGTCGCACGCCTCCCAGAGCGCGTTCAGGAGGCCGTCTCGTACGCGGAATCCCGCACAGATGGGTACGACGCGTTCGTCCTCAACATCGCGCTGGCCTACGGCGGTCGGAACGAGCTGCTGGCGGCCGCACGAAGTGTCGCCCGCGAGGTCGAGCGCAGCGAGCTGCGACCCGACGACATCGACGTTAGCACGATCGATTCACGCCTGTACGGGCGACCCGTTCGCGACGTCGATCTCATCATCCGGACCGGTGGAGACGAACGAACCTCCAACTTCCTCCCGTGGCACGCGAACGGCAACGAGGCCGCCGTCTACTTCTGTACGCCGTACTGGCCCGCCTTCTCGCGGACCGACTTTCTGCGCGCCGTTCGGACCTACGAACACCGCGAACGCTCCTGGCGGCGAACACGTGCGCGCAGAGCGCTCGCCCTCCTGCGAGCGATGGGGGAAACCGAACTCGCCGACGCGAGGGCCGTACTCGGTCGGTTTCGCGACTCGTTGCCCTCGACCGAGCGGGAGGCCATCGACGATCTGGAGGTCGACTCCCAGGAAACCTCTCTCGACTGA
- a CDS encoding DUF5778 family protein translates to MDGVIDEDLYRRTKALLEPGEIELNGAIVHTEFDGQEDVQMMQATIDAGDVIAEAAGFDPADCYIYSGNDDTDFASNQHQGLTIDGEEFVWECQQLLRQGSFDLVFYYEASADQDAIEAGVRDLGFEVSSVYGSDA, encoded by the coding sequence ATGGACGGAGTCATCGACGAGGATCTCTATCGGCGGACGAAGGCCTTGCTCGAACCAGGCGAGATCGAGTTGAACGGCGCGATCGTCCACACCGAGTTCGACGGACAGGAAGACGTACAGATGATGCAGGCAACGATAGACGCCGGCGACGTCATCGCCGAGGCGGCCGGCTTCGACCCCGCCGACTGCTACATCTACTCCGGGAACGACGACACCGACTTCGCCTCGAACCAGCACCAGGGACTGACTATCGACGGCGAGGAGTTCGTCTGGGAGTGCCAGCAGTTGCTCAGACAGGGGAGTTTCGACCTCGTGTTCTACTACGAGGCGAGCGCTGACCAGGACGCGATCGAGGCGGGCGTTCGCGACCTCGGGTTCGAGGTGTCGAGCGTCTACGGATCGGACGCGTGA